One region of Vitis vinifera cultivar Pinot Noir 40024 chromosome 1, ASM3070453v1 genomic DNA includes:
- the LOC100255890 gene encoding ABC transporter G family member 21 translates to MMPPEQETRITGDPANVLGANRIENVTIHAAEPASNVSPCLEDQTPDGQQTTRPQFSILRESLRPVTLKFEDVVYVIKLRSTEGSCFGSPEPKQSRTVLNGVSGIARPGELLAMLGPSGSGKTTLLTALAGRLPGKVSGNITYNGQPFSSSMKRKTGFVTQDDVLYPHLTVLETLTYAALLRLPKKLTREEKIEQAELIIVELGLTRCRNSVIGGPLLRGISGGERKRVSIGQEMLVNPSLLLLDEPTSGLDSTTAHRIVATLRGLAQGGRTVITTIHQPSSRLYRTFDKLVVLSEGCPIYSGNAANVLEYFGTIGYLPGFSLLNPADFLLDLANGVAPDVRKDDQQDFHGRPDHHDDQNSIKQALISSYKKSLYHIMRAEIHRNSHGSDGSASGPLSSRGCENQWTSSWWEQFKVLLRRGLQERKHESYSGLRIFQVMSVSILSGLLWWHSDTSHIQDQVGLLFFFSIFWGFFPLFNAIFTFPQERPMLIRERSSGMYRLSSYYFARMAGDLPMELVLPTIFVTIAYWMGGLKPSLLTFVLTLLVILYNVLVSQGLGLALGAIIMDVKQGTALASVTMLVFLLAGGYYIQHIPPFIAWLKYISFSHYCYKLLVGVQYAENEVYECGLRMHCKVWEFPAIKYLGIDHWAWDVAALTVMFVGYRALAYAALRMGQHH, encoded by the exons ATGATGCCACCTGAGCAGGAGACCAGGATCACCGGTGACCCAGCTAATGTTCTGGGGGCGAACCGGATCGAGAATGTCACAATTCATGCTGCAGAGCCAGCGAGTAATGTGAGCCCGTGTTTAGAGGATCAAACACCTGACGGACAGCAAACAACCAGACCTCAATTTTCGATTCTACGTGAATCATTACGTCCTGTGACACTCAAG TTTGAGGATGTGGTTTATGTTATCAAGTTGAGAAGCACCGAAGGCAGCTGCTTTGGGTCACCTGAGCCCAAGCAAAGTCGCACTGTGCTCAATGGGGTGAGCGGAATAGCTCGACCAGGTGAACTGCTGGCAATGTTGGGTCCATCAGGCAGTGGAAAAACCACTCTCCTCACGGCTCTGGCTGGCCGATTACCGGGGAAAGTCTCAGGTAACATAACCTATAACGGGCAGCCATTTTCAAGCTCCATGAAGCGGAAGACGGGGTTTGTCACACAAGATGATGTACTCTACCCTCACCTGACCGTCCTCGAGACCTTAACATATGCGGCCTTGTTAAGGCTCCCGAAAAAGCTCACTAGAGAGGAAAAAATCGAACAAGCTGAGCTGATCATCGTGGAGCTTGGCTTAACAAGATGCAGGAACAGTGTCATAGGGGGTCCTCTCCTCCGGGGGATATCGGGTGGTGAGCGCAAAAGGGTGAGTATTGGGCAGGAGATGCTAGTGAACCCCAGCCTATTGTTGCTGGACGAGCCCACTTCAGGGCTCGACTCAACCACCGCTCACCGCATAGTGGCCACTCTTCGGGGACTGGCACAAGGCGGGCGGACGGTGATTACAACCATTCATCAGCCTTCAAGCAGGCTGTATAGGACGTTTGATAAACTGGTGGTGCTCTCAGAAGGGTGTCCTATTTACAGTGGAAATGCTGCTAATGTTCTGGAGTACTTCGGCACAATTGGTTACCTGCCTGGATTTAGCTTATTGAACCCTGCTGATTTTCTACTTGATCTCGCTAATG GTGTAGCCCCTGATGTGAGAAAGGATGATCAACAGGACTTTCATGGTAGACCAGACCATCATGATGATCAAAATTCCATCAAACAGGCCCTGATATCATCTTACAAGAAGAGCCTATATCATATCATGAGGGCTGAGATCCATCGTAATTCTCATGGTTCAGATGGGTCTGCATCGGGACCATTGTCATCTAGAG GTTGTGAGAATCAATGGACCTCCAGCTGGTGGGAGCAATTCAAGGTGTTGCTAAGAAGGGGTTTGCAAGAGAGGAAACATGAATCTTACTCtggtttgagaatttttcaAGTCATGTCTGTTTCAATTCTTTCGGGGCTTTTGTGGTGGCATTCTGATACTTCCCACATACAAGATCAG GTGGgacttctctttttcttctccatATTCTGGGGCTTCTTTCCTCTATTCAATGCCATATTCACATTCCCTCAGGAGCGGCCAATGCTAATAAGAGAACGCTCATCGGGCATGTACCGTCTCTCCTCATATTACTTTGCTAGAATGGCTGGTGACTTGCCTATGGAACTTGTGCTCCCAACTATCTTCGTAACCATCGCATATTGGATGGGTGGTCTCAAGCCTTCCCTGCTTACATTTGTGCTAACCCTCTTGGTCATCCTATACAATGTGCTAGTCTCTCAAGGGCTAGGACTAGCCCTTGGTGCCATTATAATGGACGTGAAACAGGGCACGGCCTTAGCTTCTGTGACCATGCTTGTGTTTCTTTTAGCAGGAGGATACTACATTCAGCACATCCCACCTTTCATTGCTTGGTTGAAGTACATCTCCTTTAGTCACTACTGTTATAAGCTTCTAGTGGGAGTGCAGTACGCAGAAAATGAGGTTTATGAGTGTGGGTTGAGGATGCATTGCAAGGTGTGGGAATTTCCTGCTATAAAGTATCTGGGTATTGATCATTGGGCTTGGGATGTGGCTGCCTTGACTGTAATGTTTGTGGGATATAGGGCTTTGGCTTATGCGGCATTGAGGATGGGGCAACATCACTGA